In Haloarcula limicola, the genomic stretch GTAGTCTTGTTCTGTATTAACTGAATAGTCCCGGAACACGGCCTCATCTGGCGTGGTCGTGTCCGCGGCAACGTCACGGTAGTCGTGTGCGAACTCTCTGTACCGTTTGTACTCGTTCCAGTTAGCCGGGATTTCATCAGTAATGTCTTTGACTGTCAAGATGTAGTCGAACGTCGCATTGGGGGTGCTGGACGTTGCTATGATAGTGTACTGCCCCGTCTCTGGGATTTCGATTTTCTTGAACTTGGCGGCGTTGTCCATTCCGCCGTCGTCGTTACTACCGAGGGTGGTCCCGTTGGGGGCAACCAATCGCATCTTCGGATTGCCTATAGATGACCCCATCGTAATGTTGAGCGTCGTGTTCGCTTCTGCTGCGAACTCTACCCGCTCATAGTATCTACCTCCATCTTGCGGGTCACCACTATCCAGTTCACCGACACCGGATTGTCCGACTGTGACACTACGGAGGTCGGTGCCGTTCTCGGGCACGGTCGGTGTCGGCGTCGCTGTTGGTGCCGTCGGCGTTCCGGTGACAGGTGTGCCTGTCGTTCTATCAGGGCCAGTGTCACTCGGGTCGACGTCGATGCCGTTACATCCTGCGGTAATCAGGAGAAACGCTACCAGTAGCGTCGACAGTAGGTTTCGAGAGCGAGTAGAAGTCGTTCGTAGCATATGAGATTTCCTATATTTCATTGTAATCAACTTCAGATGCGATAGTATATAAATACGAAGAAAATCGAATAATGTTACGGGCTGGAAACACTCTCACTTCACGCCACTCGCCCTCCAGAGAATGAGGAGCGGCCGTCTTGACGAGAGAGGTCTCTATCCACTCACCACCACTAGACCAAGAGTCGTCGCCGCTGGACTCGCCAGCCGACAATAGAGGCAGGCCCCCGCTCCGCTGTTTTCCGCTGCGTCTGAATCACTAGAGTCGTCGTCTCCATAACCAGCATATCCGCCAGTACAATAGGCACAACCGCCCGCCCCACTGGTATCATCAGAGTCCTCGTCGGAGGAATCTGAACCGCTATTACTGTCTGAAGAAGAATCGTCGTTGCTACTCTGACGGCGTTTACGTTCAGACATCACATCGGACTCAAGTTCGTCTAGGTTGTACCCATATCCGCCGTTATCTTGGGCGTAGTCCTCCGTATTCACGTAGTCACCCGCATCTACCGGCTGGCCATCGATCCACAGCGTGATTTTCCCGTCGCCGTTGGCGTCCATGATGGTCCGCTCGCCAGTATTCACGTTTCGGAACGTGGCGTCCGTGAGACAGTTCTGTTCCCAGAAGTGACAGTTGTTCGAAGACGCATCGCTGCTACCTCTACCAGTGGCATTGACGACCCGAACGCTCTCCATCGCTGTCCCGCGCCGGCCGAGTTGGTCGTAGGCGACGACGCGCACGGTTCGAGAGCCAGTGGCGTCGAACGAGTGAGTCGTGTTCACCGTCGCGTTCTCGCGGGACAGCGACGTGTGGTTCGTGGCGCGTCCGTCGACCAACCAGTCGACGGTCGAGATGGGGACGTCGTTTCCGGCGACGGTCGCCGTGAGGCGCACGTTGGAACGTCGGTCGACCGTATCGGGTGCGGTGAGAGAGACGGCCGGCCCGTTCGACGGCGTGACCGTGACGTACAGCGTATCCGCGCGAGTCGCGCCGTCGTCGTCGGTGGCGCGAACCGTGACGGCGTACCGGCCGGTCCCGTCGGGGCGGAACTCGGTCTGGCGGCAGGTCGGACACGCCGGCGTGATGGCGTCGCCACCGGGCGTCCGGATCGACCACTCGACGCGGGTGATAGTCCCGTCCGGGTCCCGCGAGCCGTTCGCATCGAGATACACCGTCGTATTGGCCGTGACCGTCTGGTCGAGTCCCGCGTCGGTCAGCGGCGGCCGATTCTCGGCAGCGGCGGCCGCACTAGCCGTAGCCGCTACTGCGAGCACCGCGAGCGCGGCGACGACCACCCCCGTCGTTCGCATCGTTTCCTGCTGGAGAGGGTTTCGGGTATAAAATTATGTATTCGTATCGGAGGAATCACCTCGGTCGAGGGGATAGCTGCGGTAGTGGTCGCCGCCGCCGTCAGCATCGGAGTCCGCGACGTTTTCTACCTCCCGCTAACAATGGTCGGTATGCACTTCACGCAGCGCGAACAGCGCGCGCTTCGACAGGCAGGCGTCGAGCAGGAGACCATCGAAGCGGCCTCGGAGGCCGTCGTCGCCGCGACGGACGCGGCCGCCACCGACCTCGAAGCGTTCTTCGCCGACCGCGAGACCGTCTACTCCGACATGGACCGCGCACACAGCGCCTCGGAGATCCAGACCCACGCCGTCGAGTACCTCGATCTGTTCACCCACGCCGACGACATCCGCGGCTATCTCCGCTTCGATTCGTGGGGCGTCCCCGTCGAAGGTGGGCGCGTGCTCTCCGACGACGTGGTCGAGCTGCGGTTGGGGCCGACCGTGAACGGTCGGGTCCGCTTCGCGGCGGACGAGGACGCCCTATGAGTGTCCGGGTCAGGGGCATCTACGCGACGGCGCTGACCCGGTTGCTGAGCGATGCCGGCCTCGACGTGGTGCAGGCCTCCGGACCCATCGAGGAGCGCTTCGACGCAGACTTTCCGACGGAGCGAGCGGCGGCGACGGTGGAGACCACCGACGACCGACAGGGCGTCGGCGTCAGCGGCGATAGCGAACCCGTCGAGCGCGTCCTCGATCACCTCGGCGACCTCGGTCGGGACACGCTCCACTGGGCCGACCCGCTGCCCGCGGAAGCGGTCTACGACGGCGAGGTGACCGAGACGCGCGGGAGCGGTGCGGTCGTGGACTGCGGCGACGGCGAGGGGTTTCTCCCTTACGCGAACGCCGACGACCGCGTCGAGGCCGGCGACTGCCTTCGTGTGCAAGTCGTCGAGGGGAGCGCTCCGTGGACCGACGGTCGACCGGTCCTCGATACCACGATCGCGGTGCGCGGCGAACTCCTGACGCTGGAACGTGGGGGGTCGAACAGCACGACGGCCGGTGGGCCGGCGATGCTGGACGTCATCGCCGCCGACCCCCGCGAGGGCTGGGGCGTCTCGTGGGAGCGCGAGAGCGACGACGCGAGCTTCGACGGGCTCGCGGACGCCCTCTCGGCGGCCAACGAGCGGGCGGAAGCGATCGACGCGGCGCTCGACGGGGTGGGAATCGCTTCTGAGGACGCGCCGGCGCGGCGCTACGACGGCGGCGCGACGACGTGGATCTGGTTCGGCCGCGAGAGCCGGTTCGCGCTGGACGAACAGCGACGGGCAGTTACGACAACGATGACCGGACACCACCGCGTGAAGGCGGGCGACGACGCCGCGAGCGCGGCCGTCGACTACGTCGAGGCGCTCTGTGCCGACCCCGGTGCGGACGACGAGACGGACTTCCCCTTCGCCGTGACCGCTCGACAGTTCGGCCCGCGAGCGGGCGGCTCGATCGCGCTCGGCCACGGCAAACCCGACGGCCGACTCATCACGCTCGGTCGAGCCGACGTGCAGTCGGTCGGCGCGGACGGGACGGTCACGGTCGAGCGCGAGATGTCGCCCGGCGGGGAGTACGATGCGCTGGGCGTCCCGAAGGAGGGCGGCGATATCGCGGAGACGAAATTGAAGGAGGGACGCTGGTGGTACCCGACGGTGTATCGCGACGGCGACGGCGAGAAGAAGGGGACCTACGTCAACGTCTGTACGCCCGTCGAGATATTTCCGGACACCGCTCGGTACGTCGACTTACACGTCGACGTTATCAAGCACGCCGACGGGCGCGTCGAGCGGGTCGACGACGACGAACTCGATGCCGCCGTCGAGGCTGGAGACATCCCCGAGGACCTCGCCGAGCGCGCCCGGAGCGTGGCCGCGGCGGTGGCGAACGCGCTGGACCCGAAATAGTTAGGCACGTCGGATATACTCCCTCTCGATAACTGATGGTTGTATGTCCACATCAAACTGGAAACTATACGTAGAAGACAACGTCCTCGTCGCGGACTTCGCCGAGGGGATGCCGAGCGACGCCGAGGAGTACAGGCGCGTCAACGAGCAGTTCGAGCGGCTCGCCACCCGCGGCGAGGTCGACGCGCACATGTCGGTGCTGAACATGTCGGCGTCGCTCAACAGCGACGTCTTCGAGAAGGCACAGGAGGCCGCGGAGGTCGGCACCGAGTACGGCATCACGAAGTGGGCCATCGTCTCGGAAGGGATCAAGAGCCTCGCGCTCAAGGGGAAGGTCGAGGAGATGGGCGTCGAGACGATGACCTCCGACGACGAGGCGGAAGCGCTCGACTGGGCGCGGAACTAACTGTCGCGTTTTCGACCGGCCACTCCAGCGAGACCGACGCCCGCGAGCGCCGCGGCGACTCCGAACCCGTCGCCGGCGGCACCGACGAGGCTGCTGTCGCCGCCGACGGCTCCGGGCGTCTCCGATGGCGGTTCGATTCTGGGGTCGGGGAAGGCGTAGACGCCCGGCTGCGCCTCGCTCCCCGCGTTGGCGTTCGTGTTCGAGGCGAGGAAACAGCCGGCGGCGCGCTGGGCGGTCCAGAACGACGCGGAGTCCGAGTCGCGCCACGAGAACACCTCCCGAGGGTGAGTCGGATCCGAGAGGTCGTGAACCCGGACCCCGCCCATGTACCACGCCGAGTAACACCGGTCGTCCGCGAGTTCGAAGTTGTGCGCCGTCGTCAGCACGCCGCCGGGCGTCGGATCGTCGGTCGGCGGCGGGTCGATGGTGGCGAGCGATTCGGGTTCGGTCGGCTCGGCGATATCGAACAGTTCGATGCCGCTCGGTCCGCCGGACCCGTCGTCGCCGCGGTCCCACGACTCCCCGCCGACGCCCAGCAGCGTGGCGTCGTCGTTCACGGTCACGAAGTGGTCGTTGCCCGGCGGTTCTGTGCGCTCCAGTCCCGGGTCGTCGATGACCGACAGTTCGGCTGGCTCCCGGCCGCGGACCCGCGAGACGAGCGAGGGGTCGGCGGGGTCGGCCACGTCCAGAATCCACGTTCCGGCGTCCCAGTACGCGAGGTACGCCCGTCCGTCCTGTACCCACACGTCGTGGAGCGGTCGGAGGCCCGCCGGCACCTCGGTCCAGGCCTCGTCGGCGTCGAACAGCGACCACGTCCCGACCTCGCGCTCGCGGTCGGTGTCGATAACCAGCAGCGGGTTCCCGGTGCGCCCGTTGGCGGTCAGGTAGGCGTAGCGGCCGTCGAAGTCGCAGTTGTGGACGCGCGTGTCCGTCTCGTAGCCGAGGACGCGCTCGGGGTTCTCCCGGTCGCTCACGTCGAAGACGACGAAACCGTGAGCGCCCTCCGTCGGGTGGGCCGGGCCGGCGACGAGCAGTCGGTCACCGGCGACGGCGACGTCCTGGACGATCCGCATCGGCCCGTCCTCGCTCTCGGCGAGCAAGTCGGTCCGGTGCTCGATGAGACGCGGCGCGGTCGGCGAGACGACGTCGACGAAGGCGACGCCCTCGCCGGTGGCGACGTAGGCCGTGTGGCCGTCGGGGCTGGTGACGAGTTCGCGGGCACCCGGCAGGTCGAGCGTTCCAAGCACGTCGCTCCCGGTCGGCGTGCCGCCGGGCGTCGCTGGCGTGCCGTCGTCGGTCGGTAGCGGATGGGCGCCAGCGGTGCCCGTAGCGGTGGCGATCCCGCCGGTTCCCGCACCGAGCGCTCGGAGAAACGTCCGACGGCGCATACGCGCAATCGGGGAGCGACGGCAAGAAGCCTTCCGGTGGCCGGGGTCGCTCAGACGTTCATCGCGCCGACCCACAGGAGCGGGCCGAGGACCAACAGCAACATCGGGCCGACGACGGCACCCAGCAGGGCCACCTCTCCGATGGGGATTCCGGCCGAGACGACCATCCCGACGGGGATGACCAGAAACGTCAACGCGATGCCGACCGCCGCAGCGAAGACGGCGCGGTTCGGTTCGCGCTCGGTCGTCTCGCGGACGGGGAGCCCCAGCCGGCTCGCGGCGTCGTCCACGTCATCGAACGGACCGAGCACCTTCGTCGTCGTGCCGTCGCGACCCTCGCCCCACCGGACCGTGATGACGTCGGTTCCCGACAGCCGGCCGGCGAGCCGCCGGGGGACGTCTCGGTCGGTGAGGTCGGCGCGCTCGATGCGCCACTGGGGTTCGTCCAGCCAGCGGTCGTACGCGACGATGGCGTCGCCGTAGCGCCGGTACTCGACGGTACCGTAGACGGCGTAGTGGACCGCTATCTTCCCGGCGACGAGGAGGGAGACGAGCGCCAGCACGGCGACGGCGAGCGCCGGGAGCCAGAACAGCCCGAAGACGGCCGCGATCACGGCGACGTAGCCCGGGCGACTCGCCAGTACCGAGAGGCCCGGGAGAACGCCGCCCACGAGGACTCCCGGCGTCGAGGGTCGGACGGTGTCGTCAGGCGTTCCCGCGGGCGTCTCGACTACCGGCGGCGGGGCACTGGTGTCGCGCGGCCCGAACACGCGCGCCCAGAGTCCGCTCGTTCGGTCCCCGACGCGGTCGGCCCGGTAGTTGAACACCTCGTAACCGAGTTTGGCGACGACCACGAGGGCAGCGGCGACGAACAGGCCCGTCGACTCCAATCCGTCGGCGCTGCCCAGGACCGGCATCAATAGTATCACGAGCAGCGCGTGTCGGGCCGGCGTCGCCACGACCATCCGCCCCGAGACGTCTTCGTATTCCGCCTCGCCGAGATAGGACTGGACGAACTCGACGCCGCGCCCGACGAACATCGCGATCCCGCCGAGCGCGACCGTCCGGACGAGTCGCCCGGTCGGCGCCACCGCGAGGTCGAACTGCAACAGCAGGAAGCCGCCGTAGCACAGCCAGATGAACAGGAAGACGCCCGCGAGCCCGACGGTGAAGGGGACGTTTCGGAGATACGCCGGCGGGCCGCCAGACCACAGGGTGACGCCGCCGCGCTTCTCGCGGAGTTCGCGCAGCGGCGTCCGGTGGTGCGAGACGCCCGCCGACTGCCGCTCGGCGAACAGCGCCCTCGCGCCGGCCCAGACGGCGACGACCCCCATCTCGACCCAGTAGAGGACGAGAACGGTGCCGAGAGACCAATCGAGGGCGGCGACGCCGACGAGCGGATAGAGGTTCGCGACGAGGATCGACAGCAGGCCGCCGGCGTGGCGGAAGCGGCGACGGCCTGTCATCGATCACGGACGCGAGCGGGGTGAGCGGACGAGCGACTCGGAGCGGAGGGAGGGCTGAGACCGGCCATCTCGGCCGGCGATAGCGAACCGAGAGAGATAGCCGTTGCGCTCGGTCGCCGGCCGGGCTCAGTTGCCCTGGATCGCGTCGATGACCATCGCCGCGGCGACGATGGGCTCTTTCGGGACGGAACTGGCGTCGTCGATGGTGATCTCGTAGCGGTCGCGGAAGGAGAACTGGCCGTCGATGTTGCCGACGTGACCGCCCTCGGCGTCGGTGATCTCGTACTTGTGGGGGATCCACGCGCCGAACGGGAGGTACTTGCGAGCGAGCGTCACGAGCGCGCCGCGGGAGTCGATCTGCGCGAGTTTCTCGCCCGTCTCGGCGTCCCGGATTCGCCACGTGTCCTGCAGGATGGAGAAGTCGTTGTCGAGGACGACGACCTCCTCGCCCGTCTGGGAGTCGGTGAGGACGTAGTTGCCGGCCACGTCGAGGTAGCCGGCGGCGTCCACCTGGAAGGCGTCGTCGCCGTCGCCGTCGACGAACGGGAACGACTCCTTGAGCTTGAACATCTTCTGTTTACCTCGGAGGACGACGTTACCGTCGGCGTCGAGCGCCTTGTACTTGTTTCGGACGAGGCTCTGCTCGACGGTGTAGCTGTCGTCGGTGAGTTCGACCGCGCGAATGTCGTACTTCTGGGCGGTACTCATGTGCCCCACTCCCGCGGAAAGTGACTTGAACCTTTCCACGAGCGTTCATATCAGATTGGGCGACACGAATACGCAACCGACAGGGTTTCACGGGTCCCCGCCTTGGGGAACCCATAGATGAGCAAGGACGTCATCGAGGTCAGGGGTGCAGAGGAACACAACCTCAAGGACGTCGACGTGGAGATTCCGCGCGAGGAACTCACCGTCGTCACGGGGCTGTCCGGGTCGGGCAAATCCTCGCTCGCCTTCGAGACGGTGTACGCCGAGGGCCAGCGGCGCTACATCGAGTCGCTGTCGGCGTACGCCCGGAACTTCCTCGGTCAGATGGACAAACCGCAGGTCGAGAACGTCGAGGGGCTCTCGCCGGCTATCTCCATCGACCAGAAGAACGCCGCCAACAACCCGCGCTCGACGGTCGGGACCGTCACCGAACTGCACGACTACCTCCGACTGCTGTACGCCCGCATCGGCGTGCCCCACTGTCCCGAGTGTGGCCGCGAGGTCGGCGAGCAGTCGGCACAGAACATGGTCTCGCGCATCCTCGAACTCCCCGAGGGGACCCGCGCGAAGCTCTGTGCGCCGGTCGTCCGCGACCAGAAGGGCGCCTTCGAGGATCTCTTCGACGACCTCGTGAGCGACGGCTACGCCCGCGTTGAGGTCGACGGCGAGAGCTACGACCTGACGATGGACCGCCCCGAGTTAGACGAGAACTACGACCACACCGTCGACGTGGTGGTCGACCGCGTGAAGATAGCGGACGACGCCCGATCGCGCATCAACGACTCCGTCGAGACCGCCCTGGAAGAAGCGGACGGCACGCTGAAGGTCGTCCTGCCGGACCCACCGGAAGGTGCCGCAGACACTCTCGGCGGGTCGACGGCGCGGGCGACGGGCGACCTGGCGGACGCCGAAACCGACGAGACGACCGACGACGACCGGCTCGTCGTCGAACTCTCCGAGGAACTGGCCTGCACGCACTGCGGCATCGACATCTCCGAGATCGAGACGCGCTCGTTCTCCTTCAACTCCCCGCACGGGGCCTGTCCGGCCTGTGAGGGCCTGGGCGAGACCAAGGAGGTCAGCGAGGACCTCGTGATTCGGGACGCCTCGAAGCCGCTGAAACACGTCTTCGAGCCGTGGAGCTACGACCGGACCTACTACTCCCGGCAACTGGACAACGTCGCCGACCACTTCGGCGTCAGCCTGCAGACGCCGTTCGAGGAACTGGACGAGGAGATCCGCCGGCAGTTCCTCCACGGCACCGACGGCGTCGTCCACTTCGAGTGGCGGACGAAGAACGGCACGCGCGAGAAGACCGAGCGCTTCGAGGGCGTGATCCCGAACCTCGAACGCCGCCACGTCGAGACGGACTCCGACCGCGCACGCGAACACATCGAGGAGTTCATGGCGACGACGACCTGCCCGGTCTGTGAGGGGACGCGCCTGAAGGCCGAATCGCGGGCGGTGCTCGTCGACGGGACCTCGATCACGGCGGTCAACCGGATGTCCATCGGCGACGCGCTCGCCCACTTCGAGGGCCTGGAGGCGAACCTCTCGGCCCGCGACACGAAGATCGCCGAGGAGATTCTGAAGGAGATTCGCGCCCGCCTGGGCTTCATGAAAGAGGTCGGTCTGGAGTACCTGACGCTGGATCGCGAGGCGGCGACGCTCTCCGGCGGGGAGAGCCAGCGTATCCGACTGGCGACCCAGATCGGCTCGGGCCTCGTCGGCGTGCTGTACGTGCTCGACGAGCCCTCCATCGGCCTCCACCAGCGCGACAACGACCGCCTGTTGAACACCCTAGAGGAACTGCGCGATCTGGGGAACACGCTCATCGTCGTCGAGCACGACACCGCGACGATGCGGCGGGCCGACCAGATAATCGACATGGGTCCCGGCCCCGGCAAGCGCGGCGGCGAAGTCGTCGTCAACGGCCCCCAGGAGGAACTGATGGCGACCGAGGAGTCGGTCACCGGCGAGTACCTCGCCGGCGAGCGGTCGATCCCGGTCCCCGGCGACCGCCGCGAGGGCGACGGCCACCTGACGGTTCGCGGCGCGCGCCAGCACAACCTCGCGGACCTCGACGTGGAGTTCCCGCTCGGGACCTTCACCGCCATCACGGGCGTCTCCGGGTCCGGGAAGTCGACGCTGATGCACGACGTGCTCTACAAGGGACTGGTCCGCCGGATGAACGACACCGACGTCTACCCCGGCGAGCACGACGACATCGAGGGCATCGACCAGATAGAGACCGTGCGATTGATCGACCAGTCGCCCATCGGCCGCACGCCGCGTTCCAACCCGGCGACGTACACCAACGTCTTCGACCACGTCCGCGAGCTGTTCGCCGAGACCAGCCTCGCGAAACAGCGCGGCTACGAGAAGGGACGGTTCTCCTTCAACGTCAAGGGCGGCCGCTGTGAGGCCTGCGGCGGACAGGGGACGGTCACCATCGACATGAACTTCCTCTCGGACGTGGAGGTGCCCTGCGAGGAGTGCAACGGCGCGCGCTACAACGACGAGACGCTGGACGTGGAGTTCAAGGGCAAGACCATCGCCGACGTGCTCGACATGACCGTCGAGGAGGCCTACGACTTCTTCGAGAGCCACACCGGTATCCGCCGCCGGCTGAAGCTCCTGAAGGACGTCGGCCTGGACTACATGCGGCTCGGCCAGCCCTCGACGACGCTCTCGGGCGGCGAGGCCCAGCGCATCAAACTCGCCGAGGAACTCGGCAAGAAGGACTCCGGCGAGACGCTGTACCTGCTCGATGAACCGACCACCGGACTCCATCCGGAGGACGAGCGGAAGCTCATCGACGTGCTCCACCGCCTGACCGACAACGGCAACACCGTCGTCGTCATCGAACACGAACTCGACCTTGTGAAGAACGCCGACCACGTCGTCGATCTCGGACCGGAGGGCGGCGAGCACGGCGGCGACCTCGTCGCCGCGGGGACGCCCGAATCGGTCGCCGAGAACGAGGATTCCCACACCGGGCGGTACCTCCGCGACCTGCTCCCCGACGTGGACTTGGAGGGACCGCGCGCCGACAGCGACGTGGCCGCGCCCGCCGCGGACGACTGAGAGCGCCTTTGTCGGCGTTCGCGCGGAGGGGTGTTCCCGGAGAGTATCACGCGTGATAGCCGACGGGTCGAACATAAGGACGCTCCCGTCAGTTCACGAGTATGCCTCTCGTCTTCGCCGCGTACGCGGTCGCCCTCTCGGTGACCATCGTCATCGGCGGGGCGCTCGCCGTCTGGGTGTACGTCCATCACAGGAGCGTCCGCGGGTCGGACTGGTTCTTACTCCACCTGATATCTGGCGTGGCGTGGCTGGCCTGTTTTCTGGCGCATATCCTCGTAAAGGACGCGGATCTCCAGATCCTGGCGGCCATCTTCACCGCGAAGTTCACCGCCGTGACGTTCGTCGCCGTCGTCGTCTTCACCGCCGTCTACTCCGAGGCGAACTTCCACCGTCACCCGGTCGTCGGGACGGTACTGGGCGGTATCGTTCTGCTCGCGCTACTTCCGACGTGGGTAGAGCCGTTCCGGAGCCTCTTCTATCGCGGTTTCGAGGCCCATACCGAACCATTTCATTACGTGATCGTCGAGAAGACGCCGCTCTACGAGACGCTGGGCCTGCTGCTCATGGCCGTCGCCGCGTACGGGCTCTACTGTGTCACCAGATACATGCTCTCGACGCCCCAGCGGTCGCGGAACCAACAGGCGCTGTTCGTCCTCGGAGTGCTCTCGGTGATGCTCGCCATCGTTCTGGACAGCGGCGGCCTGTCACTCGTCGACGGACTCTCTATCGTCGAGTTCGGCGTGTTGCCCTACCTGGTGTTCGTCTCGCTGGCGCTGTTTCGCTTCCGGCTGTTCGACGTGTTGCCGGTCGCCAGAAACGCCGTGGTCGAAGAGCTCCGCGACCCGGTGTTCGTCCTCGACGACGAGCGCCGGCTCGTCGATTTCAACGACGCGGCGCTGGCCGTCCTTCCGAGAGCGGGCGACCGCATCGGAGAGGCGTTCGTCGACGTTCACCCGACGCTCGCGGCCGGGATCGACCTCGGACCCAAAGCCGGCGACGCATCCGCGCGGTTGACGCTCGACGTCAGCGGGGACACCCGCCACTACTCCGTGAACGCCTCGCGCGTGGGCGACGACGGCGGCGGGGCGGACTGGTACTCGATTCTGCTTCGGGACGTCACCGACCTCGAACGCTCGCGGTGGCAGTTGGCCAAGCAGAACGAGCGGCTGGAACAGGTCGCGAGCGCGATCTCTCACGACCTGCGAAACCCCATTAGCGTCGCCGACGGCCACGCCGAACTGCTCGCCGAGCGACTCGCCGCCGACTCGCTCTCCGGCGACGAACTCGAATCGGCGCGGGCGGACCTCGCGAAGACCCGGGACAGCCACGAGCGGATGGGCGAGATAATCGAGGACCTCCTCACCCTCGCTCGGGGCGGCAAGACCGTCGAGGAGACGGAACCGGTGTCGCTCTCGACGACCGCCTGGGAAGCCTGGGGAAACGTCGAGACCAGCGGCGCGACGCTGTCGCTCACCGGCGAGCGAACCGTCGAAGCCGACCGGAGCAAACTCCTCTCCATCTTCGAGAACCTGTTTCGAAACGCTGTGGAACACAGTTCCACGAGCAGTCGGCTGCAACCTGACGACGCCGTGGAGCACGGCTCTACGAGCGGCCGAACGCGGTCCGACGACGCCGCAGAACACGGCCCCGCCGACGTAACCGTCACGGTGGAAGCGACCGACGACGGGTTCGCCGTCGCCGACGACGGCCCGGGCATCCCGGAAGTCCACCGCGAACGGGTCTTCGAGGACGGCTACACCACCGACGAAGAGGGGACCGGACTCGGCCTCTCTATCGTGCGGACGATGGCCGAATCGCACGGCTGGACGGTCGAACTCGACGGCGACGCCGACGGCGCGCGGTTCGTCTTTTCGACGGACGGCGGGGCGTCAGCCTCGTCGGTGACGCGTTCGAAACCGCCCGCACGCGCCCGCTGATGGAGGTGTCGAGAGCCCCGGCAGAACAGTTACAAACGCGTCGCCCGACACCACGGACGGCATGTCCGACTCCGAGACTGACGACGTACTCGACGCGCTCGCCGGCCTGCCGACGCTGGCCCATCCGACGGCGTCGCCGGACGGCACCGAAGTCGCGTTCTACTACGACGGCAGCGGCCGCAACGAGCTGCACGTCTTAGACGTCGAGAGCGGCGAACACGAACGGTGGAGCGACGGCGAGGTGCCGCGCAACGCCCGCTGGTTCCTCGAGTGGGGAGCCGACGGCGACCGCGTGTTCTTCCACCGCGACGAGGGCGGCGACGAGCAGAACGACGTCTACGCGATCGACCGCGAGGGAGCGGTCGAACCGGTCGTCGAGCTGGACGGGCAGGTCCAGATCATGGACGTGAGCGAGGACGGCGAGACGCTGCTGGTCGGGTCGACGCGCGACGGGCAGATGAACCTCTACGGCCACGACCTGTCCGGCGGCGAGACGGCGAAGCTCACCGACTACGAGCGGGCGGTTTGGACCGGCCTGCTCTCGCCCGACGGCGACCGACTGGCGTTCACGACCAACGAGGCCGACGATTTCGAGAACATGGACGTCTACGTGTCCGAGGCAGACGGATCGGACCCGCGAAACCTCGACGTGGGCGAGACCGGGTCCGAGACGGGCGTGGTCGAGTGGGGGCCGGACGGCGACCGCCTGCTGCTGACCGACAACAGCGAGGACA encodes the following:
- a CDS encoding PPC domain-containing protein, which codes for MLRTTSTRSRNLLSTLLVAFLLITAGCNGIDVDPSDTGPDRTTGTPVTGTPTAPTATPTPTVPENGTDLRSVTVGQSGVGELDSGDPQDGGRYYERVEFAAEANTTLNITMGSSIGNPKMRLVAPNGTTLGSNDDGGMDNAAKFKKIEIPETGQYTIIATSSTPNATFDYILTVKDITDEIPANWNEYKRYREFAHDYRDVAADTTTPDEAVFRDYSVNTEQDYVVVTYVMDSNVSGDDRAGIDATLLLTYENLYEDYSDENASFTDETWIPDRVYHRAVTPDGELYRTTFIKTKWAKEMVETDELDQYLFRYLATMRKGPADSDYVEGADNSTTEVGYDVIEE
- a CDS encoding PKD domain-containing protein, which produces MRTTGVVVAALAVLAVAATASAAAAAENRPPLTDAGLDQTVTANTTVYLDANGSRDPDGTITRVEWSIRTPGGDAITPACPTCRQTEFRPDGTGRYAVTVRATDDDGATRADTLYVTVTPSNGPAVSLTAPDTVDRRSNVRLTATVAGNDVPISTVDWLVDGRATNHTSLSRENATVNTTHSFDATGSRTVRVVAYDQLGRRGTAMESVRVVNATGRGSSDASSNNCHFWEQNCLTDATFRNVNTGERTIMDANGDGKITLWIDGQPVDAGDYVNTEDYAQDNGGYGYNLDELESDVMSERKRRQSSNDDSSSDSNSGSDSSDEDSDDTSGAGGCAYCTGGYAGYGDDDSSDSDAAENSGAGACLYCRLASPAATTLGLVVVSG
- a CDS encoding DUF7532 family protein — its product is MHFTQREQRALRQAGVEQETIEAASEAVVAATDAAATDLEAFFADRETVYSDMDRAHSASEIQTHAVEYLDLFTHADDIRGYLRFDSWGVPVEGGRVLSDDVVELRLGPTVNGRVRFAADEDAL
- a CDS encoding DUF402 domain-containing protein, with amino-acid sequence MSVRVRGIYATALTRLLSDAGLDVVQASGPIEERFDADFPTERAAATVETTDDRQGVGVSGDSEPVERVLDHLGDLGRDTLHWADPLPAEAVYDGEVTETRGSGAVVDCGDGEGFLPYANADDRVEAGDCLRVQVVEGSAPWTDGRPVLDTTIAVRGELLTLERGGSNSTTAGGPAMLDVIAADPREGWGVSWERESDDASFDGLADALSAANERAEAIDAALDGVGIASEDAPARRYDGGATTWIWFGRESRFALDEQRRAVTTTMTGHHRVKAGDDAASAAVDYVEALCADPGADDETDFPFAVTARQFGPRAGGSIALGHGKPDGRLITLGRADVQSVGADGTVTVEREMSPGGEYDALGVPKEGGDIAETKLKEGRWWYPTVYRDGDGEKKGTYVNVCTPVEIFPDTARYVDLHVDVIKHADGRVERVDDDELDAAVEAGDIPEDLAERARSVAAAVANALDPK
- a CDS encoding LVIVD repeat-containing protein; its protein translation is MRRRTFLRALGAGTGGIATATGTAGAHPLPTDDGTPATPGGTPTGSDVLGTLDLPGARELVTSPDGHTAYVATGEGVAFVDVVSPTAPRLIEHRTDLLAESEDGPMRIVQDVAVAGDRLLVAGPAHPTEGAHGFVVFDVSDRENPERVLGYETDTRVHNCDFDGRYAYLTANGRTGNPLLVIDTDREREVGTWSLFDADEAWTEVPAGLRPLHDVWVQDGRAYLAYWDAGTWILDVADPADPSLVSRVRGREPAELSVIDDPGLERTEPPGNDHFVTVNDDATLLGVGGESWDRGDDGSGGPSGIELFDIAEPTEPESLATIDPPPTDDPTPGGVLTTAHNFELADDRCYSAWYMGGVRVHDLSDPTHPREVFSWRDSDSASFWTAQRAAGCFLASNTNANAGSEAQPGVYAFPDPRIEPPSETPGAVGGDSSLVGAAGDGFGVAAALAGVGLAGVAGRKRDS